A genomic region of Candidatus Firestonebacteria bacterium RIFOXYD2_FULL_39_29 contains the following coding sequences:
- a CDS encoding polyketide cyclase, protein MIKSNCYTGIITVFIFCIMLLSACAPRSGYSTEMQVKIREMEDKLKKYLDNEKIVKENLKTFDTFDFVVFSNQEWVRLHESHSKDVIVNWPTGHHTNGIERHISDLKEMFVYSPDTKIKVHPVKFGSGEFTCVTGVMTGAFTKPLPVGNGKFIEPTGKKFSISMCTIGHWKNGVMIEEWLYWDSASYMQQIGLAK, encoded by the coding sequence ATTACGGTATTCATTTTTTGTATTATGCTCTTGTCTGCCTGCGCGCCAAGGAGCGGTTATTCCACTGAAATGCAGGTGAAAATAAGGGAAATGGAAGATAAATTAAAAAAATATTTGGACAACGAAAAAATAGTCAAAGAAAATCTAAAAACTTTTGATACTTTTGATTTTGTCGTTTTCAGCAATCAGGAATGGGTCAGGCTTCACGAGAGTCATTCAAAAGATGTGATAGTAAATTGGCCCACCGGTCATCATACAAACGGCATCGAAAGACACATAAGCGACCTAAAGGAAATGTTTGTTTATTCTCCCGATACTAAAATAAAAGTGCACCCGGTAAAATTCGGCTCCGGCGAATTTACCTGCGTTACCGGTGTTATGACGGGCGCGTTTACCAAGCCTTTGCCTGTAGGAAACGGTAAATTCATTGAACCTACCGGTAAAAAGTTTTCTATTTCAATGTGCACCATCGGGCATTGGAAAAATGGTGTAATGATAGAAGAGTGGCTGTATTGGGATAGCGCGAGCTATATGCAGCAGATTGGACTGGCGAAATAG